From the Helianthus annuus cultivar XRQ/B chromosome 17, HanXRQr2.0-SUNRISE, whole genome shotgun sequence genome, the window AGATATCATTCGAATTTATTAAAAAACAATACAAAAAATTGAATGTCCACAACCAGACAATTTAACACTATTTTAACATTATCATAACCACATAAGAATGAATGATTTGCACATTACAGGCGTTAACATCCAAACTAATAAACCATTAATTAAGAGGCATTTCATCAGACAACAAGTTGACTAGAGAAAAGTTGAACATCCAAAATCACACTACAACAATAATCGCAGTTTTATATATAGGAAATACATAAAGATTCATATATATCTACATCTTAAATCTTATACATGTGAAGCCCAAGATCATAATACTGGAAAGATTCAGAATGCTGCTCGACACCACATATAAAAAATCTACATAATTGCAAGCCCTAATTTTTAATCTTCAAACTAATTCGACCACTCACGGCCAAAATAAATTCAGAAAAACCTACAAAATgaaatacgaacaaaactaaATTCATAACCGGTAATTTCAGTTATAAGATTTCTAATTCTATAACCTAATTTTCTCAAAGTTTTGGTGTAAATCACTTACCAAACCAAGACGAGCTTCAACCGATGTTGATGAACAGTGGATATTGGATATTATCAAAATTTTCTCAAAAATGGATAAGCGATGAAGTTGAACTTATCGTAGCAGGTGATGGATTAGGGTTCCAATTGCAGGTGGAGGGTGGATGGTCTGTGACCAAAGAATAGTTATAGTCACATTTTTCTTTTAGCCACAAATAAATAATTATAAGTGACTAATAACGATACTTATGGTCACACAAATTCGTAAGTGACCATATAAATTATGTTTTAGTCACATTATTAAAAGGCTACTATGACTATGGCTAGTGATTGTCACATTTTTAATTATAAGTGTGACTAAAGGTTTCTAATATATGTTTCGTCACACGAATCAAAAAAATATTGTAGCAATTGGTCATATTTCGCCACACTTATATGAGTTATGGCTAGTAAATGTCACATTTTTTACTAAAAAtgtggctaaaggttttgaagtATTATACAATGgtcacattaataataaaatgtGTGACAAAAGGTATTGAATTGTTATTCAATGgtcacattaataataaaatgtGTGGCTAAAAGTGTTTTACAATATTATAAATGACCTTTAGCCACACATATATTCAGATATGTGGCATGTCGATTTTGGAAAAAATGTGGCTAAAGCCCAGTTTTGACGTAGTGTTAAATGTATTATGTTCTTGTATAGAGAGTTATTATTTATGTATGTTTAACCGAATTAACTCTCTCGCATCGCCTTAAGTTGTAGCCTTATCCTTGTTACAGATACGGTTCTCTAATTTTAAAAACACCAACATGCTACCTCCTATGCACTTTGAATAGGTTCAAATGGTCGTCAGGGTCAGGCGTGCCATCGTACTTGCCCATTATTGGAAGCATTTTTATCTTCTCTTTGATGGGCACATCCGCTATGCGTCTTTTGAACTTTGACCCGAACATGATGTCAGTTGGCTTGTAAGGCTTAGTTAAATCTTCAACATCTATCGAAGTGTGCAATGTGTATTGATTCGACTCTTTCAAGTTATTCCTCCCACCCGAGGAAGAGGGCGCTGTTACTAGGTTGCCAAAAATCGATCTGCCCTCTCCATAAGTAAGGCGTTGCCTGGATGGGTTCTATCGCTCATACAATGGCCCTATCGCTGGTGTTGTTACCGGTTATGTGTGTTGTGAGGTAGGGTGCCTGAGCCCTAGTTGGGAAGACACATGCGGTGTGTATTGTTCTGGTGGTTGAAAACCTCCCGCGTAAGGGATGGGCCGTATATCCCTTAGGTTTGACTGGTTGCGCATATCCATACACGGGGCTGTAATAGTATTGGTGAATGAATGATTGATTCCCAGAGTCATCCGGGCATTCTGCGTCGCGCGAGGCATTACAATCTGTTGATGTGGGGCGTCAACATGGGGGCAACGGGTACATTGGTTGGTAGTACTGATCCGCTGTTACGTACGACAAAGTTGTAGTATAAACCGTGGATATGGCGGCAGGTGGTGTAGTGGTATGAACAACATGGGATGGCGTGAAAGGTGCAGACATGATGGATAGCCCGGTGGTTGTTTTGGGAGCTACGGTTGCGTTAGGATCACACCCGAAAATAGAAGATCATGTAGATCTTCCCAACTTTTTTGAGATTCGGATGGTAATCATTATCCGTAAAAAGGAATTAATGTTCCAGAATAATACAatatattgttatataaaatAGGTTTGACTGATTGATGTTGACCAAACCAGGTCATACCTCGTCAAATTGATTTTCAATTGAATAAAAAACATTAATAATTTTGAGTTATTATGTAGTTAACCTTAACATGGACTCCctttttattaataatttatgAAAAAACAAGAGTTAAGAATATGAGTACCCCTTTCATCTATTAAAATACTAGCTAACATAAATCTTAATAGGATATTCTTTCCAGCATCACAAACACAACGAGTGTATTATTACTGAATCCCTCGACATCAAACGTTATAACTAAACATTTTATTCATTACAGTTTCAAACGTTAAGTGCTATAGAGATCTTTTAAACTAATTAGATAAAGTATTCGTGATCCGTCTAAAAAATGGAAACTAGTTGACTTGTTAACGAATGATTGTTATCAATGAGATAACGTGGCTTGTCATCTCTTAATTAAGTTAGTGTAAAATTTGAGTGTAGTCTTTAATCATATTTCAAGAATATAATTACATTAAAAGTGTTGCTAACCCTAAAATTGCTAACGATATATTTCAAGAatataattacattaaaaatgTTGATAACCCTATAATTACTAacgatatgtatatgtatatgtatatgaaaaaaaaaaatcaaatattcCTTTTTATGCATTTCAAACAagaaaataacttggtaattaactttttgaataatggattttaataatctcaactattcttAGTTGGCCGACAACGGTCTCAACATTAAAAATTCCCACTAGTGGTCCCAGCTTTTCACAAATTGGCcttcaatggaccctgactaactaaaccctaacgtcgttagtctccgatcgccggaaaaacgtttttggtcggaaaaaggttcctaaaggtcgGATCTATGGTTACAAACAGATTTGGGACGAAAACTTTGAGTTTTACGgctaaaaagttgagttttccggccaaaaagaagttttccggcgAAAAAGTAGTTTTTCAGGCGACCTTAATAATTGGGGCTTTTTACTAGAAAAGGTTCCCAATTGTGCGTAATAAGGTTCCAAAGAGCTTTCAGAcgaaaaagttgagttttccggccaaaaatgcTTTTCCGGCAACTAGAGACTAACGGCGTtaaggttctgttagtcagggtcaaTTGAAGGCAAATATGTGAAAAGACGGGACCGCCAGTaagaatttttaaagttgagatCGTTGTCAGCCAACGAACAATAGTTGTGATTATTAAAATTCATTATTCCTTAACATTTTGGAAATAGGAGATGGAGGaaaataaatttttatatatctatttttttttaattagatgGAAATTTTGTAAACTTTATTTTTACATTCTCTTACTTATAATTTGAAAGAAAAGCCAATGATCTCTAGCTCAAGTGTTAGGATGACTTGAATTCTTCTTTAAAGACTTAAGTTTAATTCTCATTTGATGTAAAAAAGGAGTGAGGCATTTgtggcaatgataggagacccagggaaacctggttCGATCCTTGAGCTAAACGGGTTTTACAGATAATTTTACCGTCATGACTACTGACGTgagggttaccgggttttccccggaattggtggtgggcGACTCAGTACTCTCGGAGTGCCCCGAGAATGTTCGGGATTGATTTattggccgttaaaaaaattgaaagaagAAGTGGTGATTTTTTATGAAAAAGAGAATGGTATGATAGAGATTATAAAACAAGAAGTTAATATAATCAAGGAAAACGACAATAATGATGGATACATAGATTTCAAATTCATGCATGACATTAAAAGGAAATTACATAACACGCCATTTATTTATTCATGATACAATCACACTCACACACAAATTAAGCAGATCTTCCCTCCATTTCCATGTTTGATGAGAGCTTGAAGAACCACTTAGTGGTCACTGTTATGAGCATCCAAATCCTTAACAAGATTGCATAGATAATCCATCATAGAAGTTGGATAGGGTACACTTGTATCTGGTTTCTCAAACTCAAAGGTCCATGTAACCTGCTGTCCATCACCCTTTGGTTCAACATGAAATATGATCGTGAAGCTCTTGTATATCTCCCCTAGTTCTCCTCCAATTACCTTGAACACAATCATGTGGTTTTCCTCATTCACTGATTCAATAATCTGTTTACAAATTTTTTTCTTTCCCTCTTTTTTTTCATGTAGAAATGCAAGAGAATTAGTGCCATCACTCAATCAATGTAACGGATAATAATATACTATGCAAATAAAAATCATATATCCAAATAAGATTGGAGAAGAACAAGAATGATAATTGATACATACCGTGAGTGTAGTGCCAAGAGATGATAGATCCAACGACCCCTCTATCGCCCTCATGCAGCTCACAGTCATGAACCTTATGGGGGGTTATTTCAACTATCTTGTGAGGATTGTGTCTAAAGAGGTCATGAAAGACATCACCGGTCTTACTGATCTCTACATAACCGATTAACTTTCCTGATAAAGCCATTATCTCACTCTTGATTATACTCTCACAAATGCCAAACAATTCTTTACAAGATGGTGATGAGATTGTTGAAAATATAAGCGGGTAGCTTGGCTTTATATAGATAAACGAGCTGCCACAAACAATAAGGACGAGAAGAAAAAAAGATGAGCTTTAATATCATATGATTCACGTTATGCTTTCTTTATTGTTTCTCTATATAAAAAAGATGAGCTTTAATATTTATAATCATCatatatttagtatttaatatagaTAAACATCATATAATTCACGTTATGCTTTCTTTATTGTTTCTCTGTATAAAAAAGATGAGCTTTAATATttataatcatatattaattaATCGATCATATCAGACAAACCGACAGAATTTCACATATAGAAGTCCAATATTAATTTCCAGCTCTTCGTTGCAGGTTTCTGTGCTTTGAATGTTATCTTGCTGTTAAAAAAAGTTCCATTTGAAGTATTTCAACTCAAGCCCAATTGTATTAGTTTCTACTTATGTATTTGTTTGCTTTGGAGATGTGATTTCCCGTCTGTAACACGTCTCTAATATGCCTCATATATCGCAAACCTATAACTGGTATTCAACCCCATTAAACTTAAAATGGTAACCTAATTTGGTTTACTCATTTTCGTATGTGTTTTTTCTTGTTCATTGTTTCTATTATCTGTTTAGAAAATTTCATTTTCCACTATATTATTTTTCATGTTGGAAAATGCTAGAAGATGTCATCTATTGAATATAGCAACCGGCTTGCGACTGAGACCACGCCTCACAAACTTAGCGTTAACACCTAAGCCGGTTACAAAACGGTTGCCAAATTTGCGACTGTTTCAATTCCCTGGAAAAACAGCCGCGATATGAATAATTATAGATTATGAATTTTGACCATTTTGTTTGGTTTATTTGTAATATTTTTGGAAATTTAAATAGATTTATAAATGGGTTTTTTAAAGGACATTCTATTATGATTAACAAAATTGCAACTGATTTCCGACAAAAAGCTGTCGCAGAAGAAGAAAAACAAAGGTGCCACCAGTAATTCGTTTGTTCATAGCCGAACGTAAGAAGCAAGTTGTGTGATGCAATTCGTGTAAAACAAAGTTCGTATGAGGCAATCAAAGTTATAGAACCAAGTTGTGTATTGATTGTTTTTATTTTCTGACTCAATAGCAATCCAGGGCAACAAAATCCTATACGAATCAAATCATAAATCTAACTATGACAAAGGCAAAATAGTTCTTTACACAAGAGAGTTATTAGATTGTTGAAAATCTAGGCAGGCATACTCCCTTGGGTTATATAGCTAAACAAGTTGCCAAAAACAATAATTTAAAACTTGGATTAGGTTACTTACCATTTGAAGAAAACAATCTGTAAAGGGATATGATTCACATTATGCTGTTTTTAAAACTGTTTTAGGTACAACTTGATGCAATTTAATATctataacattaaatccaaatcCAAGTACATAATCAAATATCAATTTATCTCGATCTTCTCCTTTTAAAGTCAACCCAATTATAATGGTTAAAGAAATATAACGTCATTGCTTACGGTAGTACCAAGACAGTATCGACAGTGTATATCTTTTGGGATGGACTAATAACCgatttaatttaaaattttaattaacTTATTGTCATGAAAACTAGTGATGGAATTGCAGCGGATTCATTTTGCTAATAACGTCGTCACAACTCTGTTCCAAATGAATTTGTCGTAAATTAAGTTGTTAACGAAGTTGGACATGAGATGTCTGCATCTCGATTAATTAATGTTGCTAACGGGATACAATACAAAGGGTAATATTTTGAATAACGAACAAAAAATTAATATTCAAGAGTTAAATATTATACTTCATGATTTTGTAGTTTCTAGTGAAAATCGGATATAAATATTTTGTGAAATATTTATGGAAAATACTTACTTGCGAaatgattatatatattttttaatatctAATTAAtagtaaaaaataataattaaataatggaCGGATAACAGtgaatattatttatttgataaataatatttatatttatattcatATATAAAATACAACTAGTATTAAGCAATCTCTCGTTGCGGCGGAGGCATAAAACCGTGTCAAATAGCGTTATTGTTACACCACAGCGAGTGACCGCACCAACACTAAATTTAtggtgtgttaatgcgaagaaattaggcCAAAACGTggaacatagaaaataataactaagtagATTTAGGACCCTATGACGAAACTGTCAAACGAGAAAAAAATAGACGAcataaaaacattgaaccacacacgcacgttgcatcttgttaactcgcaaaatttacaACAAAGCATAAAACAAAtcgtaaaaatgttgaaccacatatgcatcataccctctttcaatgaactctGTATGAAGTTCAGGTTTTTCAAAGTTGGTCTTACCTCCCAAGTCGTCCAATGCAAATGTAGTGGAAATTGTAAAGGGAGAAATTCGTACCACACTTTCCCCGACCTTAGATGTGATGGAAACAGGATTATTATCTTCAGACTCTATTTTAGCattaaaccaaaattgtcgaAGTGTTTCTGTATGAACCGGAGCATCAGCAGTAAGGATTGATTTGTATTTTGATGATGTTAAAAGGTCAATTATTGAGTGAAAGCTGgtatttttgctggttttctcgaagatggggaggtagttgtgagggtttttgatgttcagagaCATCATTGGAGAAGAAGTTGATTTGGGGATAAAACAGGGTTTAAGTTGGAGGGTTTTTAATATGTTGGAAACTGTTTTTCAGAATTTTGAATTCGAGATGGCAGTGGTAGAACCTCGATTTAGGGATGAAACAACTtttatatagagagaagaagtgaatgctgacgtggcagtagttacaaatatttgatggctaagatctgtccacgtcagaacctctcttGCAACAAccgatgacagttgtttggaaacctctgttggtcgACTACAGAAGTTGGGAACAGTGTgagtcaaacagtcgttagataaacagaagttatgagaacatatgataactttcagcagttgttttatttttagctaacatctgtccacgtcagaacttctgttgtcataatggatgacagtcagcagtatagtaaatcaacagtcattaggaTAAACAGAAATTATGACAACAGATGGTACCCTTTAGCAGTGGATGTATTTTTAGGCAAGCagaagtttcaaaaacagttgttttcaattggtgtaactcaacagtcgtaagtctaacatctgctattagcccaaccactgttagtatcaaaacCTCTGTtgagcattttaagattgaatatcatctgttgttcgttaacatctgttgacccatagcagacctttgcatcttcagacatttattcatcagcagatgctctcttttgtcagactttagctacaacacaccttttacaACAGCAAATATCGAGTCCTTGTAATTAGGTCTTACCggaaattcttccaaaaaactgttattgataCTGTACAACAGCAGCATGCTTATACAAAGGTCTACAATTACAATTTCACATACTGTACAACATCTAATCTAATGGACTAACAAAGTCCCAACATCTGCTATTAACCTAACCACTGTTACTATAAAAACCTTTTTTTGGATCAACATATTTTGAATATTATCTGTTGTTCTTTAACATCTGGTCTCCCATACAGACCTTTCCTTCTTCAATCTTTCATCAgcagcagatgttctcttttaccAAACTTTAAAtacaacagaccttttacaactccaaatattgactctctgtaatttgcaggagcacagattcttcaaaaaactgctatcaatgatcaaattctgaacatttgttttatctttgcactcatctgttcaccatcaaaccaacccttgatactattaaacctctgttgacttaccaaacagatgttcagacacaattcaacatcaacataatctgttcaccatcaaaccaacccttaatactattaaacctctgttgacttaccaaacagatgttcagacacaattcaacatcaacataatctaaatcaaactcaaacactaaataagtaaaactaaaacgcaacatagattcataagattaaaatttattc encodes:
- the LOC110926149 gene encoding kirola: MALSGKLIGYVEISKTGDVFHDLFRHNPHKIVEITPHKVHDCELHEGDRGVVGSIISWHYTHEGKKKICKQIIESVNEENHMIVFKVIGGELGEIYKSFTIIFHVEPKGDGQQVTWTFEFEKPDTSVPYPTSMMDYLCNLVKDLDAHNSDH